In Vicingus serpentipes, the DNA window TCAATACATTTTCTGCTTATGGCTATTGTTACCCTTTACGTGGAGATGGTGCTAACGAAGCATCAAAACTAGGTGCTAAAGCTGTAGTTATTCGTTCGTTAGCTACTCCTACCGATAACCATCCTCACACAGGAGTAACTCATTTTGATAAAGATGTAAATAAAATACCTGCAGCAGCAATGAGCACTCAAAATGCAGACATGGTTAGCAAATGGATAAAACAAGGTAAAGTCACTTTAAAAATGGAAATGGATTGTAAAGTTTTTCCTGATGTCACCTCATATAATGTAATTGCAGAAATTACGGGTAAGGACAAAAAAATTATTACACTTGGTGGACACCTTGACTCTTGGGATGTTGGTGAAGGTGCTCATGACGATGGAGCCGGAATTGTTCACAGCATTGAGGCTTTAAGAATTCTTAAAACATTAAACTACAAACCTAACCATACTATTCGTTGTGTTTTATTTATGAATGAGGAAAACGGAAATTTTGGAGGTAAATCTTATGCGAAACTAGCTAAAGAAGCAAATGAAGAACATATTTGTGCTATTGAAAGCGATAGAGGTGGCTTTTTACCTATTGGTTTTGATGTTGTTGAAAATACGAATCATCTAGAATTAGTTAAGCAATATGAAAACTTGCTCTTCGATTACGACTTATTAAAGTTTAAAAATGGGCATGGTGGTGTTGATATCGGACCTTTAAAGGAATATTATCCAGAAATGATGCAATTAGGTATGGCTATAAATTCACAAGAATATTTCAATTATCACCATTCTGAAGCTGATGTTTTTGAGGTTGTTAATAAACGTGAATTAGAATTGGGTGCTGCTGCTATGTCAACAATGGTTTACTTAATGGATATAACCCTAGATTAGTCTTTATAAACATTCCAACCATACTCTTCTACATATTTAGCTAAATTACTTGGCATGCCTTTGGGATTGTCTTTATA includes these proteins:
- a CDS encoding M20/M25/M40 family metallo-hydrolase, which translates into the protein MKFLLPIFLLLSFSNIKAQADSTFIRYIYDLALENGEAYENLRSLCKDIGARVTGSAEAEMAVKWGEKLLKSYNFDKVYLQEIQVPHWERGTTEAAWIENEKGDILKLNILALGGSIGTNGLISGEVIEVKNVDALKLLNPNEIKDKIVFLSEAFNQKHINTFSAYGYCYPLRGDGANEASKLGAKAVVIRSLATPTDNHPHTGVTHFDKDVNKIPAAAMSTQNADMVSKWIKQGKVTLKMEMDCKVFPDVTSYNVIAEITGKDKKIITLGGHLDSWDVGEGAHDDGAGIVHSIEALRILKTLNYKPNHTIRCVLFMNEENGNFGGKSYAKLAKEANEEHICAIESDRGGFLPIGFDVVENTNHLELVKQYENLLFDYDLLKFKNGHGGVDIGPLKEYYPEMMQLGMAINSQEYFNYHHSEADVFEVVNKRELELGAAAMSTMVYLMDITLD